In Bacillus sp. DX3.1, the following proteins share a genomic window:
- the rimM gene encoding ribosome maturation factor RimM (Essential for efficient processing of 16S rRNA) gives MTKWFNVGKIVNTHGVRGEIRVISRTDFPEERYKIGNVLYIWNDKGTEPLPVKITSHRQHKTFDLLTFEGYNNVNEVEQFKGSLLKVPEDQLGELAEGEYYYHEIIGCTVVTEDGETLGEIKEILSPGANDVWVIKRPKGQELLIPYIDDVVLQVNIENKLVTIHVMEGLL, from the coding sequence ATGACAAAATGGTTTAATGTAGGGAAAATTGTAAATACTCATGGAGTTAGAGGAGAAATACGCGTCATTTCTCGTACGGATTTTCCAGAAGAACGCTATAAAATAGGAAATGTGTTGTACATATGGAATGATAAAGGGACGGAACCACTTCCTGTAAAAATAACTTCTCATCGTCAGCACAAGACGTTTGATCTATTGACGTTTGAAGGTTATAACAATGTAAATGAAGTGGAACAATTTAAAGGCTCCCTATTAAAGGTACCTGAAGATCAACTTGGTGAATTAGCTGAAGGTGAATACTATTACCATGAGATTATTGGCTGTACTGTTGTAACAGAAGATGGAGAAACATTAGGGGAAATAAAAGAGATTTTATCTCCTGGTGCAAATGATGTATGGGTGATTAAGCGTCCGAAAGGACAAGAACTTTTAATTCCGTATATTGACGATGTTGTACTACAAGTAAATATTGAAAATAAATTAGTAACCATTCATGTAATGGAAGGATTGCTATAA
- the rpsP gene encoding 30S ribosomal protein S16: MAVKIRLKRMGAKKSPFYRVVVADSRSPRDGRFIEEIGTYNPVSQPAEVKINEEAALKWLGNGAKPSDTVRNLFSNQGIMEKFHLSKQGK; the protein is encoded by the coding sequence ATGGCAGTTAAAATTCGTTTAAAACGTATGGGAGCTAAAAAATCTCCTTTCTATCGTGTAGTTGTTGCAGATTCTCGTTCTCCTCGTGACGGACGCTTCATCGAGGAAATCGGTACTTACAATCCGGTTTCTCAACCAGCTGAAGTGAAAATCAATGAAGAAGCAGCATTAAAATGGTTAGGAAACGGTGCGAAACCATCTGATACAGTTCGTAATCTTTTCTCTAACCAAGGTATCATGGAGAAATTCCACTTATCTAAACAAGGTAAGTAA
- the ffh gene encoding signal recognition particle protein, which yields MAFEGLADRLQQTMQKIRGKGKVSEADVKEMMREVRLALLEADVNFKVVKDFVKRVSERAVGQDVMKSLTPGQQVIKVVQEELTQLMGGEQSKIAVSTKPPTVIMMVGLQGAGKTTTTGKLANLLRKKHNRKPMLVAADIYRPAAIKQLETLGKQLDMPVFSLGDQVSPVEIAKQAIVKAKEDHHDYVLIDTAGRLHIDEELMGELAQVKEIAKPDEIFLVVDAMTGQDAVNVAQSFHEQLGLTGVVLTKLDGDTRGGAALSIKAVTNTPIKFAGMGEKLDAIEAFHPERMASRILGMGDVLTLIEKAQATVDEEKAKELEQKMRTLSFTLDDFLEQLGQVRQLGPLDELLGMLPGANKIKGLKNAQVDEKQIGHIEAIIRSMTKVEREQPEMINASRKKRIAKGSGTTVQEINRLLKQFEDMKKMMKTMTGMQKGKKKGLGGLKFPFM from the coding sequence ATGGCATTTGAAGGATTAGCCGACCGACTTCAACAGACGATGCAAAAAATCCGCGGTAAAGGGAAAGTATCCGAAGCCGACGTAAAAGAAATGATGAGAGAAGTTCGTCTTGCTCTTTTAGAAGCAGACGTTAACTTTAAAGTAGTAAAAGATTTTGTAAAGCGTGTGTCTGAGCGTGCTGTCGGACAAGATGTAATGAAAAGTTTGACACCTGGACAACAAGTTATCAAAGTTGTACAGGAAGAACTTACACAATTAATGGGCGGGGAACAAAGTAAAATTGCTGTTTCCACGAAACCACCAACTGTTATTATGATGGTTGGATTGCAAGGGGCAGGTAAAACAACAACAACAGGAAAACTTGCGAATTTGCTTCGTAAAAAGCATAATCGTAAGCCGATGCTTGTTGCAGCTGATATTTATCGTCCAGCAGCTATTAAACAGCTTGAAACATTAGGGAAGCAATTGGACATGCCTGTTTTCTCATTAGGAGATCAAGTAAGTCCAGTTGAGATTGCGAAACAAGCGATTGTGAAAGCGAAAGAAGATCATCATGATTATGTTTTAATTGATACAGCAGGTCGTCTGCATATCGATGAAGAACTAATGGGTGAATTAGCGCAAGTGAAAGAAATTGCTAAGCCAGATGAAATCTTCCTTGTTGTCGATGCGATGACAGGGCAAGATGCGGTAAATGTTGCGCAAAGTTTTCATGAACAGTTAGGTTTAACGGGTGTTGTTTTAACAAAGTTAGATGGTGATACGCGCGGTGGTGCGGCATTATCTATTAAAGCTGTTACAAATACACCAATTAAATTTGCTGGTATGGGTGAAAAATTAGACGCAATAGAAGCCTTTCATCCTGAGCGCATGGCATCCCGTATTTTAGGGATGGGCGATGTTTTAACGTTAATTGAAAAAGCACAAGCTACAGTTGATGAAGAAAAAGCAAAAGAGCTTGAGCAGAAAATGCGTACGCTTTCGTTTACGCTAGATGATTTCTTAGAGCAACTTGGACAAGTGCGTCAACTTGGACCGCTTGATGAATTGCTTGGAATGCTTCCTGGTGCAAATAAAATTAAAGGGCTAAAAAATGCGCAAGTTGATGAAAAACAAATTGGGCATATTGAGGCAATTATACGCTCTATGACAAAAGTAGAGCGGGAACAACCGGAAATGATCAATGCTAGTCGTAAAAAACGCATTGCCAAAGGTAGCGGTACAACGGTACAAGAAATCAATCGTCTATTAAAGCAGTTTGAAGATATGAAAAAAATGATGAAGACGATGACAGGCATGCAAAAAGGTAAGAAAAAAGGACTAGGTGGATTGAAGTTTCCATTTATGTAA
- a CDS encoding putative DNA-binding protein, producing MLEKTTRMNYLFDFYQSLLTPKQRSYMSLYYLDDLSLGEIAEEFDVSRQAVYDNIKRTEAMLEEYEDKLVLLQKFQERQRLVAKLKQLLSEEEHVNEEMKQVVEAIEKLD from the coding sequence ATGCTCGAGAAAACAACGAGAATGAATTATTTATTTGATTTTTATCAATCGTTGTTAACGCCAAAACAAAGAAGTTATATGTCGCTTTACTATTTGGATGATTTATCTCTTGGTGAAATTGCAGAAGAATTTGATGTAAGTCGCCAAGCCGTGTATGATAACATTAAACGGACTGAAGCGATGCTTGAAGAATATGAAGACAAATTAGTATTACTTCAAAAGTTTCAAGAGCGACAGCGACTTGTTGCAAAGCTAAAACAGCTACTCAGCGAAGAAGAGCATGTAAATGAAGAAATGAAACAAGTTGTTGAAGCTATCGAAAAATTAGATTAG
- a CDS encoding KH domain-containing protein: MNRLIETIVKPLVDHPEDVKVTQELCSGEMKYRLTVHPEDVGKVIGKQGRVAKAIRMLLYSVGHHNHEKVTLEIQ, encoded by the coding sequence ATGAACAGGTTAATCGAAACGATTGTCAAGCCTCTTGTCGATCATCCTGAAGATGTAAAGGTTACACAGGAACTGTGCAGCGGAGAGATGAAGTATCGATTAACCGTACATCCTGAGGATGTGGGTAAGGTCATTGGAAAGCAAGGGCGAGTTGCAAAAGCAATTCGAATGCTCTTGTATTCAGTGGGACATCATAATCATGAAAAAGTTACACTGGAAATTCAATAA
- the ftsY gene encoding signal recognition particle-docking protein FtsY, producing the protein MSFLKKLKEKIAKQTDTVTEKFKHGLEKTRNSFAEKVNDLVYRYRKIDEDFFEELEEILIGADVGVGTVMELIEQLKEEVQRRNIQDPKEVQAVISEKLVGIYKGDTDFSNEINVQQDQLTVILFVGVNGVGKTTTIGKMAHKFKSEGKSVLLAAGDTFRAGAIEQLEVWGDRVGVEVIKQGSGSDPAAVMYDAVQAAKARKVDVLLCDTAGRLQNKVNLMKELEKVKRVIEREIPGAPHEVLLVIDATTGQNGLSQAKTFREVTNVTGIVLTKLDGTAKGGIVLAIRNEMDVPVKFVGLGEQMDDLQQFDPEQYVYGLFANLVETEEA; encoded by the coding sequence ATGAGCTTTTTAAAAAAACTGAAAGAAAAGATTGCGAAACAAACGGATACAGTAACAGAGAAATTTAAACATGGATTAGAAAAAACGAGAAATTCGTTTGCGGAAAAAGTAAATGATCTAGTGTATCGCTACCGTAAAATTGATGAAGATTTCTTTGAAGAACTAGAAGAAATTTTAATTGGTGCAGATGTTGGTGTTGGGACAGTGATGGAACTCATCGAGCAGCTGAAGGAAGAAGTACAGCGTCGAAACATTCAAGATCCGAAAGAGGTGCAAGCAGTCATTTCTGAAAAGTTAGTGGGTATTTACAAAGGTGATACTGACTTTAGTAATGAAATAAATGTGCAACAAGATCAATTAACGGTTATTTTATTTGTTGGTGTTAATGGCGTTGGGAAAACAACAACAATTGGAAAGATGGCTCATAAATTTAAATCGGAAGGCAAGTCTGTATTGTTAGCAGCAGGAGATACGTTCCGCGCAGGAGCGATCGAGCAGTTAGAAGTATGGGGTGACCGTGTGGGTGTTGAAGTCATTAAACAAGGATCAGGTTCTGATCCAGCGGCTGTTATGTACGATGCAGTTCAAGCGGCAAAAGCACGTAAAGTAGATGTGTTATTATGTGATACAGCAGGTCGTTTGCAAAATAAAGTGAACTTAATGAAAGAGCTGGAAAAGGTAAAACGTGTGATTGAGCGTGAAATTCCAGGTGCTCCTCATGAAGTATTGCTCGTAATTGATGCAACAACAGGACAAAATGGCTTAAGCCAAGCGAAAACATTCCGTGAGGTGACAAATGTCACAGGTATTGTCTTAACGAAATTAGATGGAACCGCTAAAGGTGGTATTGTATTAGCGATTCGTAATGAGATGGATGTACCCGTGAAGTTTGTTGGTCTTGGAGAGCAAATGGACGACTTACAGCAATTTGATCCGGAACAATATGTCTATGGTTTGTTTGCAAATCTCGTAGAAACAGAAGAAGCATAA